The nucleotide sequence TTATTTCATTCATTCGGTGAGCCAATCGCCATTATGAGCAGCGCATATCTGAGCATCAACACTGATGTCGAATTATCAAAATCAAATGCAATCAATGAGGATCAGTTTTATTTATCGCAAAATTATCCCAATCCATTTAATTCCGGTTCGAAAATTCAATTCCATTTGCCAACAGCAGTCCACGTAAAAATCTCCATTTTTGACATTCGGGGCAGTGAAATTGCGACTGTCCTCGATTCAGATTTGGAGAAAGGAATACATGAAATCAACTTTGACGCAAGCATGCTACCCAGTGGCGTTTTTTTCTACCGCATGACTTCCGGCGATTTTGCGCAGACTCGAAAATTTATGGTAATCAAATAGGTGTATAAAGGTGTACTCCACCTTTTAGGTGGAACACACCTTTGCCCCGTAGCCAAATACTGAAAAATAGCATTGGGAGTCCACCATGAAAAAATTCTTTTTCATCTTCGTTTTTGTACTTTTTATCGCTCCAACTTTTATTTTTTCCAAAACCCTCTCCGGCACTGTTTTTCACGATCTCAATAAAAATCAGAAACTCGATGCCGGCGAACCGGGCATCCCCGGCGTGATGGTTTCCAACCAAAAAGATGTTGTGGCAACCGATGAAAATGGTCATTACAAAATTAAAGTTTCGGACGAGACAATCATTTTCATTAGCAAACCTGCCGGCTGGATGACACCGGTGAATGAAAATAACATTCCGCAATTTTATTACATTCATCAACCGAAAGGCTCTCCGAAGCTCAAACATGCCGGGATCCCACCGACCGGGACATTGCCGGACAAACTCAATTTCCCACTTTACAAAGATGAAGAATCCGGCAATTTTTCGGCGATCATTTTCGGCGACCCGCAATCGCGAAATGAAAAAGAAATCGGTTATCTCCGCGATGACGTTATCACGGAAATGGTCGGTACCGACGCAAAATTCATGCTCGTGCTCGGCGACATTGTTTTTGATAATTTAAAAATTTACGACAAACAAAACGCTGTGCTGGCGCAGGTGGGCATTCCGGTCTATTATCTTCCCGGCAATCACGACGAAAACTACGACGCCAAAGGCGATCACTATTCCAATGAAACCTACAAAAAATATTATGGCCCTAATTATTATTCTTTTGACTACGGCAAAGTCCACTTCGTCGCGCTCGATGATGTTTATTATCTGGGCAAAGATGAGAAAGGTCATGTCCATTACAAAGGTCTCATCGGCGAGAAACAACTCGCATGGGTGAAAAATGACCTGGCTCATGTTTCAAACGACAAATTAGTCGTTGTTGCCATGCACATTCCTCTCTATTACGGAGACGGAATCAATCAGGGGCTCAATGTTACGGACAGAGAAAAATTATTCACATTGCTCTACCCGCGAAAACATCTGCTGGCTCTGGCGGGACACATGCACATCATCGAACATTATTTTCTCGATGAAAAGATGGGCTGGCAGGGTAGCGAACCGTTGCACGAAATGCTCTGTGCTGCCGGCTGCGGCGCCTGGTGGAGCGGGCCTAAAGATTATCGTGGCATTCCTCTCGCCACCGAGGAAGACGGCACTCCGAACGGGTATCACATTTTCACTTTTTCCGATGCGAACTATTCGGAAAAATTCAAACCGGCAAGTAAACCGGCGACCGAACAAATGCGAATTTCATACCCCCGCGGCGTCATGAACTCTGACAGTTTGCGGTACAAAAAAATTATCGTCAATGTTTACGATGGCAGCGAAAAATCTGTGACGCAATTTTCTCTGGACAACGCGCCGTGGCTGAAGATGACGCGCGAGAAGTTCAAAGATCCCTATTTTGACTTACTCTATTCTCTGCCGCAGAAAAACACGCCGTCATGGATCAATCCCAAAGCCGCCAGCCACATCTGGACGGCTCCCCTGCCGGAAGATTTGCCAAAAGGAATTCACAAAATTATCGTAAAAACTTCAGACCAATTTGGCAATTCTTATCAGGCAGCCAGAATTTTTGAAGTCAAATAGTTTTTATTTCAAGAAAGCAAACGGCGGCAGATTTTCAGTGAAAAAGTTTGCCGCCGTTTTTATTTGATTGATTTTTCTCTATTTTTCTCGCATTTCAATCAAAAATCTCTGCAAAATCTGCCGCATAACCTTATTTCTCTGACTCTGCTCAACGATCGTTTCAAAAGGGAATCCAAACACTACAAGTCCGTAATCCCCAAAATAGCTGGTCGCGGCACAGAAGCGATTTTCGCTATAGCGGAACAAACGTTTCGCCTCACCGACCGGATCAAAAGCATCCGGCGACTCGACGCGATAGATGTCGTCGCGGACTTCGGTATTGAAAGAAATGGTCGCGAATCGGTCGAGAAACAAAGAATCCACGCAAAAAACTTTTCCGGTAACAGCGGCGTGGTCTGTCTGCCAGGCAAGTTTGAGTACGTCTCGGGCGAACATGTAGTTATCGATGGAATCCGGTGGGAAAGACATGAGATCGGAAATTAGATGAGCGCCGGAGACAAAAAGATTGCCACCTTGCCCGAAAAATTCGCGGATTTTTTTTCGCAGCGCAAAAGGAAATGCCTGATAATTGCGATTAATGGCGAGCACGGGATTGTTTCCCGGAATCACTTCCGGCTGCGCCAACCGTTTTTCTTCTCCCAGAATCAAATCGACAATTTTGTATTTTTTCAAATCAACTATTCCGTCCATCACTGCCTCATCGCTGCAACTGACGAACCCGAATCCGGCGCTGCGAATGGCGTCGCCGTGAATTTGCGGATAATTGAAACAATTTCCGGCAATCAATTGCGCTTCAAAATTGGCGTGACTGGCGCCGTGACCTGGCGCGTCATTGGTGCGCCACATGGAATGAGGCTCAAAATCGAACTGGCCGCCGACAAAATTGAAACCGATTTTGTCTTGCTCCCCTTCGTCCAGAAAAGTGGCAAATCCTTTGAAACCGGGTTTGGCGATGATTTCCGGTGGCGACACCCGGTCGAAACCATTCACGATGAGCACGGGCTTTTCCGGAGAATTGGTTCGGCAAACGGACAAAATCTCCGAGGGCAGACTCTCTCCGCCGGCGTTGATCGCCGTAACTTTGAAGCTATAAATGACGTTCGGCTCTAAATTTTTAATCACAAAAGTCGTGCTGTCAGCGAGACGCCCGTTGTCAAAATCAAATCCCTCCCGCTGAACATAGACAACATACTTTTCCGGCATAGCCGTCGGTTCTAACGGATCGAGCACCGGTTTCCAGCGCAGAAGCACATCAGAGCCATTCAAAAATTCGGCGCAGAAGTGAGAGACGGGCAGCGGCTGTACCACGTAATCTTCATCGTATTCCGTAGCAAGAAATCGGAGCATGCCCTTGTAAATCGCGCGCGCCACATCGAAGCGAAACTGCGGAAACAGGCCGTACTGCATGTCTTTGAAATTTTGATGAGACAACAATTCCAGCAGCGACGCCGGCACATTGGGCCGCCACACTTCGCTGTAATCGCCGTCCATCAGCGCCCGTCGCCTCCAATCTTTACGATATATTTTTCGGATGTCGTTGACAATTTGTGTCTGCAAAATATCCGCCAGATCGCGATTTGCCAGCCGGGACACGCCATCAGGAAAAACGCGCAAAGTTTCGGCATCCGTGAGCGAGTAAATCATCAGCGTGCCGATAATGCCGTCGCTGGTGTCAATTCCGGCGTCGGTGTGAAACGCCAGAGAAAGATCGATGGGGATTCCCAGGCCTGCGGTATTTCGATTTTTGTTGGGGCCAAAAGGTTTACCTTTTAAATAATTGACAAATTCAGCGCGAGATTGATAATCGTCTTTGTAATCGCTGGTGTCTTGATTCAGGCGGTACACCAGCGTGTCCGGCATTCCGGCATATTGCAAATAGTAACGCGCCGCTTCCGCGAATCGTGGTTTGCCGCTGACTCTGCCGCCGCGGACGATATCTCCCATGCCGCCGCCAAAACGCACCGCGTCAGCAGTGACAACTTTGCCCGACGTACGACTTTTGTTGTCGAGCAGCACACTGCCTTTCTCCGGATGCAGACCTTTTTCAAATTTAAAATCGCCCAGATGAACCCAGGTTCCTCCGCCAATTTTTTGATTGACCAAAAATTCCGTTTTCCCGCCCAGGTAAAAAACCGTGTAGTGCGCATCATCTACATTTTCTGCATCGTGATGATAAGAAACATCGACGCTGTACGTTCCAGTTTCCGGAATTTCGGGAATCCACTGCACCGAGGCGGAAACGACAGTGTCGGACAAACATTTCCGGAATGTGCCCTGCAAAAACGGATTCAAATTTGCCGGATACGGGGGACTTCCCACAGCAAAGCCAACGCCGCCTTGCTGCCATTTTTCAGGCGGAAATTCGCGATACTCTCCCTTGCCAATGGATTTTTCAGAAAGATCGTTGTCCACAACCACTTCTTGAATTTGCAGGCTTCGCTCTCTGGGAAGGAAAACATTTGCGCCGGCGTTTTCCAGCATGGGAATCAAATAGGGAATGGTGAAAGACATGGGAAATAAATCTTCCACGGTACAAAATAGCCGCGATCTCTGCCACTCCCAACGGTCTTTGGAACGGGTGTAGTAGAAACCGTGGCTGTGCCAGAGCGCAATGTTGCGGTTAAAAAGCCCCTTTGTCGGTCGCCAGGCGCGTTTGTTTTCATTTTGCACGATAGGCAAAATTGTTCGTTCTTTTTCCCGCGGCAGTCTGGATTCATCGAATTTCTCTTTTTTGCGAAAGTAATTTGGGACGAGACGTTCGATTGGCTCCTCCAGCGCGAAAAGAGTGAATTTGTATTTTCGAAAAGACCTGCCGAGATATTTTTTGAACAGACCGTAAATGTACTCAACGGAACTGTTTCGGAACGGCTGGTAAGAAAAATTTTTGGAGAGAAAGACGTCCAGCTTCAGTGAATCGGTATCCACGTGGATGGAGTCAATTTTTGTGTTGACGGGCACAGGTCCCTTCACGTCTTCGGACATGTTTTCCTGAATGCATTTGTCGATTTTCTTGCCGGCTTTCTTGGCTAATTTTTGTTCTTTGCTGATTCGATAGCCAGGGCCTTTGTACAAAATTTTTGAACAGGAAGAAACAAGCAGTAGAGTCAAAATGAAAAAGATTGTTTTGAATTTCATGGCAAGCTCTCTAAATTAATCAGTGGAATGAAGGGGTGAATTATAGTTGTAATTAAGAAAAAAATCGAAAAAATACAAGTAAAATTTCTCTTTGTTCACTGATCGTCGCTAAACATGTAACCGGCGCTGCGGACACTTTTGAAATAGATCGGGTTCGCCGCGTCTGGTTCAAAATATTTTCGCAGCCGGGCGATAAAATTGTCCACTGTCCTCGTGTCGATTTGAGAAGTGATGTTCCAGACATTTTTTAACAATTCTTGTCGCGAAACGATTTTATTTTTATTTTCAATCAAATATTTCAACAGCATGGCTTCGTGCATAGTCAGTTTGAAAGAACCGTTTTTGTTGCGCGCGCTGAAATTCTCAAAATTCACTTCGTTCTCGCCAAAACGGAAGATAGAGCGAATGTCAGAAATACCTTTGTACCACATTTTGCGCCTGAGCATACCTTTGACACGCGCCAGCAGTTCTTCGAGATGAAACGGCTTTGTCAAATAATCGTCCGCGCCAAGCGCCAGCCCGTGCACCAGGTCTTCCGGCGCAGATTTTGCTGTGAGCATCAGAATGGGAATTTGCGGTGATTTTTCCCGAATAATCCTGGCAACTTCGAAACCGTCGTAGTACGGCAGCATGATGTCCAGGATTATCAGGTCGAACTCCTGCTTTTCGAAAAGTTCAAGCGCTTTTTTCCCATCTTCGGCTCTGACTACGGAATAGCCTTCCTCCGTCAAATTAAATTCCAGACCCACAGCCAGCGCTTCTTCGTCTTCGACTAATAAAATTTTGCTTCCTTTGATTTTTGCATCTTTCATGGCTAAATCTCGAGATCGTTATTTGTTTTTGAAATTTTTAACAGATTTTGTAAATAGCGTTTTTTTGATTTAGGAAAAATCGGTAGTTGCAGTTGAAAAGTGGCGCCTTTATTTTCGCCTTCGCTGAACACGGAAATTTTGCCGCCGTGGTGCCGCAAAATTTCTCTCGCCAGATAAAGCCCCAAACCAGTGCCTTTGACATTCGGTGTATTTGGGTGGTAAATTCGTTGAAATTTTTTGAAAATTTTTTTCTGATTTTCATGGGAGATACCAATGCCTTCGTCAATGAATTCAATAACGATATTTTTTGAGGTGCAAAAATAATTTATCGTTAATTGCAATTTGCCCCGGCTATATTTGTTGGCATTATCAACCAAGATGTTGAACACAATTTTCAAAGCATCACTGTCAGCGGCACACTTGCAGGGAGCTGCGCCTTTGACGAGGACCGAGTTCAAAGGTATTTTTAACTGCTCGATGGATTCGGCGATCAGGGATTTGATCAAAGAATCAGCGTCAAAAATTTGATAAAAATAGGCGCTTTTACGGGATTCCAGCGAAGATAATTTCAAAATAGAATTGATCAAATTTTGCAGCCGCTCGGCATCGGCAATCATCAGATCGATGAATTCTTGTTGCTTCTCCGCCGGAATTTTTCTTATTTTCATGGTTTCCAAATACAACTGAATCGAAGCCAGCGGCGATTTTAGTTCGTGCGTGACATTGCTGATGAAATTGTCGTAAAGTTTTGTGAGACTGATCTGGCGGTTCAGATAGATAAAAATTAAATACATGCCCGCCAGTATCGCCACGAGCAAAATTAATCCGATGACCAGCACGATAATGTTCGCCGTTCTGGAAATAATTTGCGGAGAAATTTTGCTGCCGACTTTTTCAAAAATGATGTAATTTGATGTGTACCAATAAATCCACATCCCTACGAGGGAAAGCCATGCCAATTGCGCGACGATGAAAATTGCCATGGGATGCAGATAAAATTTCCAGTTTTTCATTTTTAGCTTCTTTCCGAAGTTTTACATTTGTTTTACAGTTCTTTTGAAAAAAAGTTTGTATATTTAAGGAAGCTAAAATCAAAATGCGCTTGCCATAAGATAATCAATTTTAGTGCAATTTGAAAGAAAAATTTTGAGGTAACAGGATGAAACTTCCCAAATTAAAAATCGGCAATCTCACTGCGGAAATTCCCATTGTCCAGGGCGGCATGGGAGTGCGCATCTCACTATCTGGTCTGGCGTCTGCTGTCGCAAATCAGGGGGGAATCGGAACAATTTCCAGTATCGCGCTGGGAGATATCAACGTTCGGGGTAAAGAATACGAGAGAGTCTCCTGCGAGGCACTCACCAGAGAAATTCACAAGGCAAAAATGATGACTAAAGGCGCGCTGGCAGTAAACGTCATGGAGGCGCTCAGCAATGCCGCCGATCTCATCAAAACAGCGGTCAAAGAGGGCATAAAAATGATTGTTGTCGGCGCCGGACTGCCGCTGCGGCTGCCGCGTCTGGTTCCGGACGAGTCTGTAAGTCTGGTTCCGATTGTGAGTTCCGGCCGTGCGGCTGGCTTGATTTTGCGCAGTTGGGACAAACACTTCGGCAGAGTCGCCGACGGCTTTGTGCTGGAAGGTCCTCTGGCAGGCGGACATCTTGGTTTTTCCAATGAGCAGTTGGATCACATCGAAAATTACCCGCTGGATAAATTATTAGCGGAAGTGCTGGAAGCGATCAAACCTTACGAAGATAAATACGGACAAAAGATTCCCATCATCGTCGGGGGCGGAATTTACACGGGAAGAGATATTGCCCGCATGTTGCAACTCGGCGCTTCCGGGGTACAAATGGGAACTCGTTTTGTCGCTACAAATGAGTGCGATGCATCGCTGGAATTCAAGCAGGCTTACGTCGACGCTCACGAAGAAGATATTGTGATCATGAAGAGTCCGGTCGGTTTGCCGGGCAGAGCCATTCGGAATCCGTTTTTGAAAGGTGTCGAACAAAAGGCATCGGCAAGAATAAAGTGCCCCTATCATTGTTTGTCCGCCTGCAAAGCCGACAAAGCAAAATACTGCATCGCCAAAGCCCTGCTGAATTCCTGGTCCGGCGACACAGAAAATGGACTCATTTTCTGCGGTCAAAATGCGTATCGCGTCAAAAAGATTGTTTCCGTAAAAGAATTATTTGACGAATTGGTCGGCGAGCTAAAAATCGCATTAAGAACTTCGGAGCCGGAATTAGAGATGGTTGCGGCTTGATAATTTTTGAAGCAACAAGTGGCTGTATCAAAACAATTTTTAAACCGCAGAGAAAAAAAAGAAGGCGCGGAGTTCGCAGAGTTATGAATTAGTAAATAATTACTTGGCTTTTTCTGTGCGTTCTTTCTTATTTTAGTGGTTTTCTATATTTTAGACTTTTGATGCAGCCTTAGTAAATTTTATGCAAATAAATTAACGAGTTATTTTTTTATCATTTTTTCGTATTGATCGTGCGATCCTATCCATGTCCAGATAAAATCATTGTTGTCTTTTATTCCAAGAGCTCGGTACGAAGAGCCAATTCGGATTGACCAGAACTTTCCTGTTTTTTTGAAATGAAGCGATGGGTGTTTAGGATTAATTCTCAGTAATTGAAAATTGCGTTCTGCAATTTTTTGAGTTGATTTTGGCAGTTTCAACAGAAGTTTTCGAAATCGTTCTGTGGAATGATGCATTCAAATTTCCTCAAGCTTTCCTTTTCGCTTTTCTTCTAATGCTTCCTCGATAAGAAAGTCAAGTTTTCCTGCTCTCGAATCTATTTCTATTTGTCTATCCCATTCTTCCCACTCTTTCTGCAAAAACCACTTTTTAAATTTGTTGTATTGGTCATGAGGTAACGTTTCGATTGCAGCAATTATTTCTTCTACTTTTATCATTTTAATCCTCTTGATAAATTTGTCTGTCAAAATTAGTGCAAAATAGCTTTGATTTTTAAAATAGCTCGGGCATAAATAGCTTTACTAAATATATCAAAATAATCAATCATTTTCAAGTGAAATTTTGTTCTTCAAAACAGATGACCTGTCAAAATTGAATCAGGACNNNNNNNNNNNNNNNNNNNNNNNNNNNNNNNNNNNNNNNNNNNNNNNNNNNNNNNNNNNNNNNNNNNNNNNNNNNNNNNNNNNNNNNNNNTTTCCGCCTGCTTTTTCCAGCGCTGAGTAAATCAAATTTTTCTCGACCTCATCGATGGAAATTCCTTCCGACGGAATGTCAAATGTAAGCGTCCCGCCTGTGGGCACGAAACTTTTTA is from Calditrichota bacterium and encodes:
- a CDS encoding nitronate monooxygenase, coding for MKLPKLKIGNLTAEIPIVQGGMGVRISLSGLASAVANQGGIGTISSIALGDINVRGKEYERVSCEALTREIHKAKMMTKGALAVNVMEALSNAADLIKTAVKEGIKMIVVGAGLPLRLPRLVPDESVSLVPIVSSGRAAGLILRSWDKHFGRVADGFVLEGPLAGGHLGFSNEQLDHIENYPLDKLLAEVLEAIKPYEDKYGQKIPIIVGGGIYTGRDIARMLQLGASGVQMGTRFVATNECDASLEFKQAYVDAHEEDIVIMKSPVGLPGRAIRNPFLKGVEQKASARIKCPYHCLSACKADKAKYCIAKALLNSWSGDTENGLIFCGQNAYRVKKIVSVKELFDELVGELKIALRTSEPELEMVAA
- a CDS encoding HAMP domain-containing histidine kinase, giving the protein MKNWKFYLHPMAIFIVAQLAWLSLVGMWIYWYTSNYIIFEKVGSKISPQIISRTANIIVLVIGLILLVAILAGMYLIFIYLNRQISLTKLYDNFISNVTHELKSPLASIQLYLETMKIRKIPAEKQQEFIDLMIADAERLQNLINSILKLSSLESRKSAYFYQIFDADSLIKSLIAESIEQLKIPLNSVLVKGAAPCKCAADSDALKIVFNILVDNANKYSRGKLQLTINYFCTSKNIVIEFIDEGIGISHENQKKIFKKFQRIYHPNTPNVKGTGLGLYLAREILRHHGGKISVFSEGENKGATFQLQLPIFPKSKKRYLQNLLKISKTNNDLEI
- a CDS encoding response regulator transcription factor, which gives rise to MKDAKIKGSKILLVEDEEALAVGLEFNLTEEGYSVVRAEDGKKALELFEKQEFDLIILDIMLPYYDGFEVARIIREKSPQIPILMLTAKSAPEDLVHGLALGADDYLTKPFHLEELLARVKGMLRRKMWYKGISDIRSIFRFGENEVNFENFSARNKNGSFKLTMHEAMLLKYLIENKNKIVSRQELLKNVWNITSQIDTRTVDNFIARLRKYFEPDAANPIYFKSVRSAGYMFSDDQ
- a CDS encoding metallophosphoesterase; protein product: MKKFFFIFVFVLFIAPTFIFSKTLSGTVFHDLNKNQKLDAGEPGIPGVMVSNQKDVVATDENGHYKIKVSDETIIFISKPAGWMTPVNENNIPQFYYIHQPKGSPKLKHAGIPPTGTLPDKLNFPLYKDEESGNFSAIIFGDPQSRNEKEIGYLRDDVITEMVGTDAKFMLVLGDIVFDNLKIYDKQNAVLAQVGIPVYYLPGNHDENYDAKGDHYSNETYKKYYGPNYYSFDYGKVHFVALDDVYYLGKDEKGHVHYKGLIGEKQLAWVKNDLAHVSNDKLVVVAMHIPLYYGDGINQGLNVTDREKLFTLLYPRKHLLALAGHMHIIEHYFLDEKMGWQGSEPLHEMLCAAGCGAWWSGPKDYRGIPLATEEDGTPNGYHIFTFSDANYSEKFKPASKPATEQMRISYPRGVMNSDSLRYKKIIVNVYDGSEKSVTQFSLDNAPWLKMTREKFKDPYFDLLYSLPQKNTPSWINPKAASHIWTAPLPEDLPKGIHKIIVKTSDQFGNSYQAARIFEVK